The following nucleotide sequence is from Gemmatimonadota bacterium.
CGCCGCCGCCGCCGCCCGTCCCCGCCGCCGGCGAAGCCGCCCGGTGGGCCCGGTACCGTTCGATCTCGGGCTGCGCGTACTTCAGCGCCCAGAGCAGCACCGCCACGTCGTCGGCCAGCCCCAGCGCGCCCAGGAAGCGCTCGGGCAGCAGGTCCACCGGGCTCACCAGGTAGGCGAGCGCACCCACGACCGCGTACTTGACCTCCTTCTTCATCTCGAAGGTGTCGTCGAAGGCCATGTCGTAGATGGTCCGCACGTCCCCCCAGGACTCGCCGAGCTGTGCCTTCACGCGCTCGAGCGCGGGGCCGAACCCGCTCCGGATGGCCGCCAGCGTATCCGCGCTCTCGGCCCGCGCCTTCATCTCGGCGCTGCCGAGCATCTCCTTGATCTGATCCATCGATGGGATGGCCATGGGACTCCTTCGGTGTTGGAGGGTTGCGTGATCTCGACCCCGCGCGGTCGTCCCGCGCAGCTCAGAACCGGACGCCGGCGCGCAGCGCGATCCAGGTCTGGTTGCCCGTGGGGCGCAGGTCGGCGACGAGCTCGAGCGGCCCCAGCCGCGCTCCGGCCTCCGGTACCCAGACGGCGCCCGCGCCGTCGTCCGTGAACCAGAGCAGGTTCAGGCCCAGGAAGGTGAGGCCCAGGCCGAGGCGCGTGCCGATGCCCGCATGGACGATGTGGTCGTCGGCGTCCTCTTCCGGACCGGGGACCCGGGGGAAGCCGGACCAGCCGACCTGGGCGTGCGCCTCGATGATGCCCACGAGGGACGCGCCCACCTCCCCACGCACCGTCCAACCCGCGTCGCGCGTGTCGCCGAAGTCCCCGAGCGGTCGGACCATCCCCACACCGGCGCTGGAGTACTGTTGGGCGCGGGCGGCGGGGGGAACCGCTCCGGCGGCGATCACGAGGACGGCGAGCACCGCCGCTCCTCTCTTCATGACTCCCCCGTACGGCCTGGGGCTATCCGCCCAGCACGTTGAACTGCCGCGTGAACTTGAGGATCAGCGACCGCCCCAGGGGACCCTGCAGCCCATCCACGCCCTGGACGTCGTTGTAGACGATGAACAGGCCGGTGCCGGCGGTGTTCAGCCAGCCCAGGCGTACGTTGGCGGACCAGCGGTCGGCCTGGTCGCTGTACTGGAGCAGGGACTGCAGATACAGGCGGGGCGTGAAGAAGTACCCCACGCTCATGCCCCCGAGCCGGGTCTGGAAGCGGCCTTCCTCCAGGTCCACGTCGTTGTAGGCGAAGCGCACGGATGTCGTCAGCGCGTTGCCCTGGCGCAGCGTCACCGAGCCGCTCCCACCCCGACGCGTCCCGGAGAGGAACGCCCCCCAGTCGATCCCACCTTCGAAGGACAGACGCGCCGACTGGTTCGTGTTGAAGCGCCAGGCCGCCTCCCAGCCCTCGTACGTCCCGGTGGGGACCACGATGCCTTCGGCGATCTCGAAGGGCTCGTAGAGGCCTTCGCGCACCCAGTTCATGGCCGGGCTGAACATCATGCCGTCGGCCCACTCGAAGTGCGAGTCCACATGCACGCGTGACGTCTCCTCGAACCCGTCCGCGACACCGCTCTTGGTGCTGCGGTACGTGAAGTAGGAGATGTGGGGGCGCATCTCGCGCAGGATGCGCGAGGGACGGATGTAGTGCATGACCATCGCCTGGTAGTAGCGATGGCCCACGCGC
It contains:
- a CDS encoding YkvA family protein — its product is MAIPSMDQIKEMLGSAEMKARAESADTLAAIRSGFGPALERVKAQLGESWGDVRTIYDMAFDDTFEMKKEVKYAVVGALAYLVSPVDLLPERFLGALGLADDVAVLLWALKYAQPEIERYRAHRAASPAAGTGGGGGA